The Rhododendron vialii isolate Sample 1 chromosome 6a, ASM3025357v1 genome includes a window with the following:
- the LOC131328481 gene encoding uncharacterized protein LOC131328481, giving the protein MSSSSVSSGCSLTRKCHCGDEVVLKPSGTDLNPGMRFLGCPKYPDPNCCSFFKWVDDPICKHGKAVILEQKETIGKLYDQIKYMREKANFFEDKAKEYEKKAQEYEDKAEAFFLITGLGMRELRCLVDLHGLKCHNVKICVMENAEKKTLTGFCYWGGERKLNGNGTFLYNGGTCVAVLLEEGSKINELREKVCGALNMNLEGKLYFYNTKRDKTKYVTLNDDNGVAMLFHLNEDDVDLFVEDIGQNNDNIPTFYNSTRELMVTDNISSPGGTVAVPSPSQVTNSSSQEMGLVPYLPENANEILTGKGQLFDSPDLFKQSMLLFAASNKFSFNYLDNSRTYYRLVCKVVGCPWKLTTKCEGSTDLVRVIMFRNEHLHNAEDASNYKLTFRSKQVGLLFKNRIVDKPGYLPRDICRDFEHTFQCCLNYSQGWRAKEKAKEAITGPPSMTFHLVPWMCRRLVEAIPNTRAIWTSTNEGKFKQLFVSYGCSIAAFKKGYLRPVLKLDACFLTGYYRGHVLSASAHDADDGLYPLAYAIVSSENDEDWLWFLINLKEVIGGRQVVLVTDRNTSLLSSIIKVFGGDCNSWCLRHLKENFSKFASSKGLKAERRNTALKVVNDLAYARTEDSFKYHLGKLYGICPDLSKWVEDNNPKHWSNTFFPYKRWDKMYTNLAECFNSWILPLRELDIIQFMTGHVSKTTELLLRKHIEVRKWKLPIGKQIEDDIKKSQEYARKFTHRNSSPTEFIVANDTRRLYAVKLIPRSCSCLAWQMSGIPCAHADRAIQSSGFSIYDMMDPFLKREMQMAIYENTMSPVPLHDMPSAESFLAVNDLNDNNAAKVGWSRYSTIGEAGRDHMVGMPFANCFHFIAFNSQLGCPTYWWFCSGFLSNIKAFNSILVVTGHINGSLYFE; this is encoded by the exons ATGTCCTCGAGTTCAGTTAGTTCAGGTTGTAGTTTGACAAGAAAGTGCCATTGTGGTGATGAAGTTGTTTTGAAGCCTTCTGGAACTGATTTGAATCCTGGTATGAGGTTTCTTGGGTGTCCTAAATATCCG GATCCAAACTGTTGCAGTTTCTTCAAATGGGTTGATGATCCCATATGCAAGCATGGCAAGGCTGTTATTCTTGAACAAAAGGAAACGATAGGCAAGTTGTATGACCAGATTAAGTATATGCGAGAGAAAGCCAACTTCTTTGAGGACAAAGCCAAGGAGTACGAGAAGAAGGCTCAAGAGTATGAGGATAAG GCggaagcattttttttaattacggGGTTAGGGATGAGGGAATTGCGTTGCCTCGTTGACTTACATGGGTTGAAATGCCATAATGTTAAGAT TTGT GTTATGGAGAATGCGGAAAAGAAAACATTGACAGGTTTTTGCTACTGGGGTGGAGAACGAAAGTTAAATGGCAATGGCACCTTCTTGTACAACGGTGGGACGTGTGTAGCTGTTTTACTTGAGGAAGGAAGTAAAATAAATGAGTTACGTGAGAAGGTTTGTGGTGCCCTTAACATGAATTTGGAAGGTAAATTGTACTTCTATAACACAAAAAGGGACAAGACGAAGTATGTCACATTGAATGATGACAACGGTGTTGCAATGTTGTTCCACCTGAACGAAGATGATGTCGACTTGTTCGTAGAAGATATtggacaaaataatgacaatATCCCGACCTTTTACAATTCTACAAG GGAATTGATGGTCACTGACAACATTAGCTCGCCTGGAGGAACAGTGGCAGTACCTTCTCCCAGTCAGGTAACCAATAGTTCTAGCCAAGAGATGGGGTTGGTACCGTACTTGCCGGAAAATGCAAATGAGATATTAACCGGGAAGGGTCAACTATTTGATAGCCCTGACCTATTCAAGCAATCAATGCTACTATTTGCTGCATCGAACAAGTTTAGCTTCAATTACTTGGATAATAGTAGAACGTACTACCGATTGGTATGTAAAGTAGTGGGGTGTCCTTGGAAGCTTACGACAAAATGTGAGGGTTCCACTGATTTGGTTCGTGTCATAATGTTTAGGAATGAACACCTACATAATGCAGAAGATGCTAGTAATTATAAGTTGACCTTTCGCAGTAAACAAGTGGGCTTGCTTTTCAAGAACCGAATTGTGGACAAGCCTGGATATTTGCCGAGGGATATTTGCAGGGACTTCGAGCATACCTTCCAATGTTGTCTGAATTACAGTCAAGGATGGAGGGCGaaagaaaaggcaaaagaaGCCATCACAGGACCTCCTTCGATGACTTTCCACCTAGTCCCATGGATGTGTCGACGGCTTGTTGAAGCCATACCAAACACGAGAGCAATATGGACGTCGACAAATGAAGGCAAGTTTAAGCAACTATTTGTTTCTTATGGTTGCTCTATTGCTGCATTCAAAAAAGGTTATTTAAGGCCTGTGTTGAAATTGGACGCATGTTTCTTGACTGGATACTATCGGGGCCACGTTCTATCGGCTAGTGCACATGATGCGGACGATGGGTTGTACCCCCTAGCATATGCCATTGTGTCTAGTGAGAATGATGAAGACTGGTTATGGTTCTTGATTAATCTTAAGGAAGTTATTGGAGGACGTCAAGTTGTGTTGGTCACCGATCGGAACACTTCTTTGTTGAGTAGTATAATTAAGGTTTTTGGCGGGGATTGTAATTCATGGTGTCTCCGTCACCTAAAGGAAAACTTCAGCAAGTTTGCTAGCTCAAAGGGGTTGAAAGCTGAAAGACGGAACACGGCTCTAAAGGTGGTTAATGATCTTGCGTATGCAAGGACCGAAGACTCATTCAAGTATCATTTGGGCAAGTTGTATGGGATTTGTCCTGATCTTTCAAAATGGGTGGAAGATAACAATCCAAAGCACTGGTCGAATACTTTTTTCCCTTACAAGAGATGGGACAAGATGTACACAAATCTGGCTGAATGTTTCAATTCTTGGATATTGCCATTAAGGGAATTGGACATCATCCAATTTATGACAGGACACGTGTCCAAGACCACTGAGTTGTTGCTCCGTAAGCATATCGAGGTTAGGAAATGGAAATTGCCGATTGGGAAACAAATTGAGGATGACATTAAGAAGTCTCAAGAATATGCTCGAAAATTTACGCATCGTAACTCCTCGCCGACTGAGTTCATTGTCGCTAATGACACTAGGCGACTTTATGCAGTCAAGCTGATCCCACGTAGTTGCAGTTGTCTTGCTTGGCAGATGTCTGGAATTCCTTGcgcacatgctgatcgtgctatTCAGAGCTCTGGTTTTTCTATTTACGATATGATGGATCCTTTTCTAAAAAGGGAGATGCAAATGGCGATATATGAGAATACCATGTCCCCAGTGCCGTTGCATGACATGCCTAGTGCTGAATCATTTTTGGCAGTCAATGACCTGAACGATAATAAT GCAGCAAAGGTTGGTTGGAGTAGGTATTCAACTATTGGTGAAGCAGGCCGCGACCACATGGTTGGGATGCCATTTGCTAATTGTTTCCACTTCATTGCTT TTAATAGCCAACTTGGTTGTCCTACGTATTGGTGGTTTTGTAGTGGATTTTTAAGTAACATCAAAGCCTTCAATTCAATTCTAGTGGTGACAGGCCATATCAATGGTTCTTTGTATTTTGAGTAA
- the LOC131329546 gene encoding subtilisin-like protease SBT3.17 isoform X3, translating into MQIKPSALYICFFFFFFSSSFIYSFPCSSPWTITTAMADDSLPQPSSESEASVHIIYTEKPENEEPESFHLRTLASVLGSEDAAREALVYSYKHAASGFSAKLTPEQVTEMSKQPGVLRVVPSRTLQLHSGPGRLHV; encoded by the exons ATGCAGATCAAACCAAGCGCCTTGTAcatttgcttcttcttcttcttcttctcctcgtcCTTCATTTATTCCTTTCCTTGTTCTTCTCCTTGGACGATCACCACAGCTATGGCGGACGATTCCCTTCCGCAACCATCCTCAGAATCAGAGGCCTCCGTTCACATCATCTACACCGAGAAGCCTGAGAACGAAGAACCCGAATCCTTCCACCTCCGCACCCTCGCTTCCGTCCTCGGcag TGAGGACGCAGCGAGGGAGGCGCTGGTGTACAGTTACAAGCACGCTGCAAGTGGGTTCTCTGCCAAACTGACTCCTGAGCAAGTCACGGAGATGTCAa AGCAACCTGGTGTTCTTCGGGTGGTTCCAAGCAGGACTCTTCAGCTGCATTCTGGACCTGGGAGACTGCATGTGTAA
- the LOC131329546 gene encoding subtilisin-like protease SBT3.3 isoform X2, with product MQIKPSALYICFFFFFFSSSFIYSFPCSSPWTITTAMADDSLPQPSSESEASVHIIYTEKPENEEPESFHLRTLASVLGSEDAAREALVYSYKHAASGFSAKLTPEQVTEMSSKLCVS from the exons ATGCAGATCAAACCAAGCGCCTTGTAcatttgcttcttcttcttcttcttctcctcgtcCTTCATTTATTCCTTTCCTTGTTCTTCTCCTTGGACGATCACCACAGCTATGGCGGACGATTCCCTTCCGCAACCATCCTCAGAATCAGAGGCCTCCGTTCACATCATCTACACCGAGAAGCCTGAGAACGAAGAACCCGAATCCTTCCACCTCCGCACCCTCGCTTCCGTCCTCGGcag TGAGGACGCAGCGAGGGAGGCGCTGGTGTACAGTTACAAGCACGCTGCAAGTGGGTTCTCTGCCAAACTGACTCCTGAGCAAGTCACGGAGATGTCAa gcaaattATGCGTGAGTTAA
- the LOC131329546 gene encoding subtilisin-like protease SBT3.3 isoform X1, translating to MQIKPSALYICFFFFFFSSSFIYSFPCSSPWTITTAMADDSLPQPSSESEASVHIIYTEKPENEEPESFHLRTLASVLGSEDAAREALVYSYKHAASGFSAKLTPEQVTEMSSEILNIKGKDEKI from the exons ATGCAGATCAAACCAAGCGCCTTGTAcatttgcttcttcttcttcttcttctcctcgtcCTTCATTTATTCCTTTCCTTGTTCTTCTCCTTGGACGATCACCACAGCTATGGCGGACGATTCCCTTCCGCAACCATCCTCAGAATCAGAGGCCTCCGTTCACATCATCTACACCGAGAAGCCTGAGAACGAAGAACCCGAATCCTTCCACCTCCGCACCCTCGCTTCCGTCCTCGGcag TGAGGACGCAGCGAGGGAGGCGCTGGTGTACAGTTACAAGCACGCTGCAAGTGGGTTCTCTGCCAAACTGACTCCTGAGCAAGTCACGGAGATGTCAa GTGAAATTCTAAATATTAAGGGGAAAGATGAGAAAATTTAA
- the LOC131328482 gene encoding uncharacterized protein LOC131328482: MRQPWLEWPTGKLGTDTGQEDQNPRKKCSYHNELDHYTTACAPYKALLESLATQGHLDQYIDRTKTPTRQPAGNPNPNEPRPTIHVIHGPMTKESETNLCADLDRASTSKQVLAVGPGSKLQRPEEMPKWTITFTERDLERVQTIDSDALFVTVQIGVHDVKRVLIDQGSPAEVMCYDLFKKLDLPESALQPAEVPLI; this comes from the coding sequence atgaggcaaccatggttagAGTGGCCAACAGGGAAGCTCGGCACAGACACTGGCCAAGAAGATCAGAACCCAAGAAAAAAGTGCTCGTATCATAACGAGCTTGACCATTACACAACGGCATGCGCCCCGTACAAGGCACTGTTAGAGAGTTTGGCGACCCAAGGCCATCTCGACCAGTACATTGATCGAACCAAAACACCCACCCGTCAACCTGCTGGAAATCCCAACCCAAATGAGCCGCGGCCGACGATACACGTTATCCACGGCCCAATGACAAAGGAATCTGAAACAAACCTTTGTGCTGACCTCGATCGTGCATCCACTTCCAAGCAGGTACTCGCTgtaggacctggatccaaacTTCAACGTCCAGAAGAAATGCCCAAGTGGACAATAACTTTCACCGAGCGCGACCTCGAGCGCGTGCAAACCATAGACTCTGACGCCCTTTTTGTGACTGTCCAAATTGGAGTCCACGACGTTAAGCGCGTCCTCATCGATCAGGGAAGCCCGGCAGAGGTCATGTGCTATGACCTGTTCAAAAAACTTGATCTACCAGAATCAGCGTTGCAACCCGCTGAAGTACCTCTTATTTGA
- the LOC131328483 gene encoding uncharacterized protein LOC131328483, translating into MLQAQIGHTVEAYIDDLVVKSQQESNHLQDLAEVFEILKLHKLRLNPEKCAFSVSAGKFLGHLVTRRGIEADPNQIKAVKDLRPPRTIKEEFETLYLYLVVSAHTVNSALVRRVGTDDMPIYFTSKTLLPAQTRYLPLEKLALALVSAARKLLPYFQSHTITVLTEHPLKSLFRKADLSNRVFKWAVKLANFDICFEPRTAIKGQILADFIAELTPKDTDILKTPTPQPITESTKAPIPWQLFQGDICSLSINFPATNNEAEYEALLVGLLSVVAMKVSDLVIFCDSQLIINQVLGDYEARDPRMSKYQATAAELITHFKNFKIEQINYEHNAHVDALAGLTSASKASEFRTINVGSIDHPSFDTTPEALNVELGPSWMNEIVAFLKHDSLPADKKKAYRIRNKAAYYWLSKSGQLYRKSISGPYLLIVHPT; encoded by the exons atgttgcaagCCCAAATTGGCCACACCGTGGAAGCCTACATCGACGACCTCGTTGTCAAGAGCCAgcaggaatccaaccacctccAAGATTTGGCTGAAGTCTTTGAAATCCTTAAACTACACAAGCTCCGCCTAAATCCTGAAAAGTGTGCGTTCAGCGTGAGCGCAGGAAAATTCCTTGGACATTTGGTCACTCGACgtggtattgaggccgaccccAACCAGATCAAGGCTGTTAAAGACTTGCGCCCACCGAgaacaatcaaggaa GAGTTTGAGACCTTGTATCTGTATCTTGTCGTCTCTGCCCACACAGTCAATTCAGCACTAGTGCGGCGAGTTGGCACAGATGACATgcccatctatttcacaagcaaaacacTCCTCCCAGCGCAAACACGCTATCTGCCACTTGAGAAATTGGCACTCGCTCTCGTCTCAGCAGCCAGAAAACTCTTACCTTACTTCCAATCCCACACCATCACCGTCTTAACAGAGCACCCACTAAAAAGCCTTTTTCGGAAAGCTGATCTATCCAACAGGGTCTTCAAATGGGCAGTCAAATTAGCAAACTTCGACATCTGTTTTGAGCCACGAACGGCGATCAAGGGTCAAATTCTCGCCGACTTCATCGCAGAATTAACACCGAAAGATACGGATATTCTCAAAACTCCCACCCCTCAACCTATCACAGAATCAACAAAAGCACCAATACCTTGGCAACTCTTTCAAGGCGACATCTG TTCTCTAAGCATCAACTTCCCCGCCACCAATAATGAAGCTGAATACGAAGCCCTCCTTGTTGGTTTACTCTCCGTAGTTGCGATGAAAGTCTCCGATCTTGTTATTTTctgtgactcccaactcataaTTAACCAAGTACTTGGGGACTATGAGGCTCGGGACCCACGAATGTCGAAATACCAGGCAACAGCAGCCGAACTTATCACAcacttcaagaatttcaaaattgaacagATCAACTACGAACACAACGCGCATGTAGACGCACTCGCTGGCCTAACCTCAGCTTCCAAAGCCTCCGAATTTAGAACCATCAACGTTGGTAGCATTGACCACCCAAGCTTTGACACCACTCCAGAAGCACTCAATGTTGAACTCGGTCCAAGCTGGATGAACGAGATCGTTGCGTTCCTCAAACATGATAGTCTACCAGCAGACAAGAAAAAAGCTTATCGCATCAGGAATAAGGCCGCTTATTACTGGCTATCAAAAAGTggccaactctacaggaaatcTATCTCGGGCCCTTATCTTCTCATCGTCCACCCAACCTGA